One segment of Hippopotamus amphibius kiboko isolate mHipAmp2 chromosome 2, mHipAmp2.hap2, whole genome shotgun sequence DNA contains the following:
- the LOC130844320 gene encoding spermatogenesis-associated protein 31D3-like, with protein sequence MEVPPLILIALVEAWETFPRIRAGHEPESYDIDPTTSEAYGRRKKADTMEALGKGQKADQGSSAEPLRASEQRLEPELQDTGYYLRDTDMTVGLRVYALLGQMTSDGEYQRAKRRRKGGTMKGWRACQSEVEEARKVLSLLQSFVLPVSCSPPGQHGDTTRFRQLLCPDSSCEVCNNATAEVNRLLFPEALEDATSSVSPLASTAPVTESSFTLSPAFSAVSPGDLTPASLPEPSPLPPSVLSPNPMTPLVDFFAPSPLGHSLAPEPFPSLDSEFPVDYSPPKSLAFPPLLPHDTQTADPVLPPEATLSLNTIFSLDPTLSQDINPLSELSQAMNPPDSFACHHAPPTPSVSPQPDCTLPVTQPKSVSILQKPVLEKSSPDSPGGLSTCVSTIRGTEHSSLSISDFSLWQAHAKNMFLPTLSTSDCQREHVSLHLPDTCLWGDSVTKHMEANSQSFFGFNIQGLLERQIKKRMAFQSLEKKEKEEGPFSKQMCSEYQWTSSGNSLQSLDVKDTTGPQTGWNGESKPEQLRICQQQLYVKTLRENFQQKYSQLFWGLPSLHSESLVATLLVSSRSSPLESRVVLFNGICNASAVKMWDQESPPLFHSHPPPLPHVHPQPLPQTKPQSQPLPFTQVQPQAHLQSRLRILPSSSPSQIRDRGVSFHRFQNESDFNIATENQHLEWQGLQKQQEGLWGLVPVLQKSQEATCPRALNLPSLNGSSHAYVPVSILPGHFHIASELQEKLELLVPRRLIPRWCILACRNLESLTLMEPQYKLTEVPQQRGRHVHLQLSELQGQDSKNVGKPELGLPGNFYERVPTKFQLRNDMRKNLGYILEKSPEDSPQEVSECYLVQGLRAALETKTNCVCHSRHHSGSELLNVSRKDIDWNQIKTILRLHVSTKSWQISAGRIPIGVCRSWLADDNTLPPPGSSQTNMEDTNSKNTVLGKVYCQISTVELSFLDPNTQKVLEAHILRFRVTQRWGLPLKVLESIKFYMLREAKTWPLPQFDFPSSTIHISGVDSKGEVSKLLEGSSKTSQGNKVRTTNSVPMLDHPLPVISSVGKEEQGDPQTSHSDNDQKLAEDVQTIEHSTQTFQPFTQRNKDKVSQSETLLGNRCSPEVPIRQAGDGHEPRDENMSSSDRVERIRGQKTVGKNLEHSFMSSVSREIFKAKELCALKSQFCDILTTSELESSPMTNVNVNKVETTLTTQCPSPRISVPQDSKVDLQKQPLSKLKFKSESKEHSQAEHCPTDKPLTSGSLPSKSSLTHAQGVSTRDMTASHLEDSRTSIEQRQDPSKRVLWKCQDKNFPPAAKRVRPLGSKAGEYRSEDSGAGTSTGRKKSHPVEERELKDTSPSLSQNEQLPPESYFRKKMRRFFQWIDFKRKIKDQESPQQKAKFMSTFVQHQDSAESAANFVSYGPPEAQELMTAIGKILEEKLARRIESEVLELSQHKKELQTQVEPDKGHPSNCGALSDPQQEEWTSIKSSNQEAVSADQSCLTSVRQNRDRIRHPEEVVAFED encoded by the exons ATGGAGGTGCCACCATTGATATTAATAGCCTTGGTGGAGGCATGGGAGACCTTCCCCAGAATACGTGCAGGTCACGAACCAGAG AGTTATGACATTGATCCTACAACATCTGAAGCTTATGGTCGCAGAAAGAAGGCAGATACTATGGAGGCCCTGGGAAAGGGACAAAAG GCTGATCAGGGCAGCAGTGCTGAGCCTCTGAGAGCCTCTGAGCAGAGGCTGGAGCCCGAACTCCAGGATACAGGGTACTATCTGAGGGACACAGACATGACTGTTGGCCTCAGAGTCTATGCCCTCCTCGGGCAGATGACTTCTGACGGAGAATATCAA agagccaagaggagaaggaaaggtggaACAATGAAAG GTTGGCGAGCTTGCCAGAGCGAAGTAGAGGAGGCGAGGAAGGTGCTTTCTCTTCTGCAAAG TTTTGTACTTCCTGTCTCCTGCAGCCCCCCGGGCCAGCATGGTGATACCACCCGCTTTCGTCAACTCTTATGTCCAGACTCCTCCTGTGAGGTGTGCAATAATGCAACTGCTGAGGTCAATCGGCTGCTGTTCCCGGAGGCCCTGGAAGATGCTACTTCCTCTGTGTCCCCTTTGGCTTCCACAGCTCCTGTGACTGAGTCATCGTTTACTCTGTCCCCTGCCTTCTCGGCAGTCTCTCCAGGAGACCTAACACCAGCCTCTCTGCCTGAACCTTCCCCACTGCCCCCCTCGGTTCTCTCCCCTAACCCAATGACCCCCTTAGTTGACTTTTTTGCACCCTCACCACTGGGTCACTCTCTGGCACCAGAGCCTTTTCCTTCCTTGGATTCTGAGTTCCCAGTGGACTATTCCCCACCCAAATCCCTTGcctttccccctctcctcccacatGACACTCAGACAGCAGATCCTGTTCTCCCACCAGAGGCCACTTTGTCTCTAAATACCATATTCTCTCTTGACCCCACCCTTTCCCAAgatatcaaccccttatcagaGTTGTCCCAGGCAATGAATCCCCCTGATTCTTTTGCTTGTCATCATGCACCACCAACTCCATCTGTTTCACCACAGCCAGACTGCACTTTACCTGTGACTCAACCTAAGTCAGTTTCCATCTTACAGAAGCCTGTTCTGGAGAAGTCATCTCCAGATAGCCCTGGTGGGTTGTCCACTTGTGTTTCAACAATCAGAGGCACTGAGCATTCAAGCCTGTCAATTTCAGACTTCTCCTTGTGGCAAGCTCATGCCAAGAACATGTTCCTCCCCACATTATCAACCTCTGATTGTCAGAGAGAGCATGTTTCCCTCCATCTACCAGACACCTGTCTCTGGGGAGACTCTGTAACCAAGCACATGGAAGCCAACAGCCAATCTTTCTTCGGCTTTAACATCCAGGGACTCTTGGAGagacaaataaaaaagagaatggcTTTCCAGAgtttagagaagaaagaaaaggaagagggaccattttcaaaacaaatgtgCTCAGAATACCAATGGACATCTTCAGGGAATTCACTGCAGTCACTTGATGTAAAGGACACTACAGGCCCCCAAACTGGCTGGAACGGTGAAAGCAAACCAGAGCAGCTACGCATTTGTCAGCAGCAACTATATGTCAAGACTTTGAGAGAAAACTTTCAGCAGAAATATAGCCAGCTTTTCTGGGGTCTTCCCTCTTTGCACAGTGAGTCCCTAGTGGCTACTCTCTTGGTTTCTAGCAGGAGTTCCCCACTTGAGTCTCGCGTTGTCTTATTCAATGGAATCTGTAATGCTTCTGCAGTCAAAATGTGGGATCAAGAATCTCCACCACTTTTTCattcccatcctcctcccctcccccacgtaCATCCACAACCCTTGCCTCAAACTAAGCCCCAATCTCAGCCCCTACCTTTCACTCAGGTCCAGCCCCAGGCCCACCTTCAATCCCGACTCCGAATCCTACCATCCTCTTCTCCGTCCCAGATTAGAGACCGTGGAGTGTCTTTCCATAGATTCCAGAATGAGTCAGACTTTAATATTGCAACTGAAAATCAACATCTGGAATGGCAAGGGTTGCAGAAACAACAGGAAGGTTTGTGGGGTTTAGTTCCTGTGCTCCAAAAATCTCAAGAAGCCACCTGTCCTCGAGCTCTTAACCTCCCATCACTCAACGGGTCGTCCCATGCCTATGTACCAGTCTCCATCCTTCCTGGCCATTTTCATATCGCCAGTGAACTCCAGGAGAAACTGGAGCTCCTCGTTCCAAGGAGGCTAATTCCACGATGGTGCATCCTAGCCTGTAGGAATTTAGAGTCTCTAACGCTGATGGAGCCTCAATATAAATTAACAGAAGTACCTCAGCAGAGAGGCAGACATGTTCACTTAcaactctctgagcttcagggCCAGGATAGCAAGAATGTAGGGAAGCCTGAATTGGGTCTCCCAGGAAATTTCTATGAGAGGGTCCCAACAAAGTTTCAGCTAAGGAATGACATGAGGAAGAATCTTGGCTATATCCTAGAGAAgagcccagaagacagcccacaAGAGGTCTCAGAATGCTACCTGGTGCAGGGTCTGAGGGCTGCCTTGGAGACAAAAACTAACTGTGTGTGTCATTCGAGGCATCACTCAGGGAGTGAATTATTAAATGTCTCAAGGAAGGACATAGATTGGAATCAAATAAAAACCATCCTTAGATTACATGTGAGCACAAAGTCTTGGCAGATCAGCGCGGGTAGGATTCCTATAGGTGTGTGTCGTTCATGGCTGGCTGACGACAATACTTTGCCGCCTCCTGGGAGTTCCCAGACCAATATGGAAGACACAAATTCAAAAAACACAGTGCTAGGTAAAGTCTACTGTCAGATTAGCACTGTAGAGCTTTCTTTTCTTGATCCCAACACCCAAAAGGTGCTAGAAGCCCATATTTTAAGATTTCGTGTGACTCAGAGATGGGGCCTACCCCTCAAGGTTCTTGAATCCATAAAATTCTATATGTTGAGAGAAGCCAAAACATGGCCTCTTCCTCAATTTGACTTTCCCTCCTCAACCATCCATATTTCTGGGGTAGATTCTAAAGGTGAGGTTTCCAAACTCCTTGAAGGAAGTTCTAAAACTTCTCAGGGAAACAAGGTGAGAACTACAAATTCAGTCCCCATGCTGGATCATCCTCTCCCTGTTATCTCATCTGTGGGCAAAGAAGAACAGGGAGACCCGCAAACATCACACTCTGATAACGACCAAAAGCTCGCAGAGGATGTTCAGACAATCGAGCATAGTACACAGACTTTTCAGCCCTtcacacagagaaataaagacaaagtgAGTCAGAGTGAGACTCTGCTAGGCAACAGATGCAGCCCAGAGGTGCCCATCAGGCAAGCTGGGGATGGACATGAGCCAAGGGATGAGAACATGAGCTCCAGTGATAGAGTAGAAAGAATTCGGGGACAAAAGACTGTGGGGAAGAATTTAGAACATTCTTTCATGTCCAGTGTGTCCAGGGAGATATTCAAGGCCAAGGAGCTGTGTGCTCTTAAATCACAATTTTGTGACATCCTGACAACCAGCGAGTTGGAAAGCTCCCCAATGACAAATGTCAATGTGAATAAAGTAGAAACCACCCTGACCACTCAATGTCCCTCACCAAGAATATCTGTTCCCCAAGATTCTAAAGTAGACCTTCAAAAACAGCCCCTTAGTAAGTTAAAGTTTAAGTCTGAGAGTAAGGAGCATAGCCAGGCTGAACACTGTCCCACTGACAAGCCCCTGACTTCAGGTAGCTTGCCTTCCAAGTCTTCACTGACTCATGCCCAGGGGGTCTCCACTAGGGACATGACAGCTTCCCACTTGGAGGACAGCAGGACCAGCATAGAGCAGAGGCAGGATCCCTCTAAGCGTGTCTTGTGGAAGTGCCAGGATAAGAATTTCCCACCTGCTGCAAAGAGAGTGAGACCTCTGGGCTCCAAAGCAGGAGAATACAGAAGTGAGGATTCAGGAGCAGGGACATCTACAGGCAGAAAGAAGAGCCACCCAGTTGAGGAAAGAGAATTAAAGGACACTTCTCCATCTTTGTCACAGAATGAACAGCTTCCTCCTGAAagttatttcagaaaaaagatGAGGCGATTTTTTCAGTGGATTGatttcaagagaaaaatcaaagaccaggaaagtccccagcaAAAAGCCAAATTCATGTCAACCTTTGTGCAGCACCAAGACTCAGCTGAAAGTGCAGCTAACTTTGTGAGTTATGGGCCTCCTGAAGCTCAGGAGCTCATGACAGCCATCGGGAAGATCCTAGAGGAAAAGCTGGCACGTAGGATTGAATCTGAGGTCTTAGAGTTAAGTCAGCACAAGAAGGAACTGCAAACCCAGGTAGAGCCTGACAAGGGACATCCCTCCAACTGTGGGGCCCTCTCTGATCCACAGCAAGAGGAATGGACAAGTATCAAGTCCTCAAATCAAGAAGCTGTTTCTGCTGACCAGAGTTGTCTTACAAGTGTTAGACAGAACAGAGACAGGATCAGACATCCCGAGGAAGTTGTGGCCTTTGAGGACTAG
- the LOC130844321 gene encoding spermatogenesis-associated protein 31D4-like: MSLRAGGPRGFSVPESPSNAAASEALGVEVGLLLPPWPGGHSRELHGGDLSNKYRPALTTVKSAPCSGCLALHSPTNPCLSFGSTFLDIDPNLIVLCGLGLLLLFLWYLVGFPCLPTFCETKDIRKRQGRAKRRRKGGTMKGWRRHQTKTGEKRMLISILKSTIRFRQLLCPDPSCEVCINATAEVIRLLFPEALEDATSSVSPLAPTAPVTESSFTLSPASSAVSPGNLTPASLPEPSPLPPSVLSPNPMTPLVDFFAPSPLGHSLAPEPFPSLDSEFPVDYSLPKSLAFPPLLPHDTQTADPVLPPEATLSLNTIFSLDPTLSQDINPLSDLSQAVNPPDSFSCHLAPPTPSVSPQPDCTLTVTPSKSVAILLKPVPENSPPESPGILSTYVPTLRGTDHSSLSISDFWWQAHAQALFPSTLAQCDFNQEFLALHSSEASFGGDPAANLVEPGNLSFLSPDVLALLERQVQKRCDFLMWKEKEKKKHSFPEQLRPDYQLNSSGKMLESVADKHDLAVCLPFWSSKDKAKELHVHQQPPYPKTLEDHLQQKRIQLFWGLPSLHSESLPSAVRVSGDSSSIFIFNKNLNASTGQESPVLPHPLPLSLPEIQPETLPQILPQSQPLPLAQVQSQANPQSPLPVIPFGPLPQIRTCGVSFHRPQDESESLSSSEIQQLEWNILQKQQESLWGLPSVVQRSQENFCPSAPNIPCHRAPGAHVSVSILLGEFPLSEELRKKLEHHLQKRLIQHRWGLPRRIYESVSLMLPPSGFAETSESESDYGVSLISVFKGQSSKNVGLSKPGSFHERSSEMLQGKEDVGKDQGHGLEKGPKDHLLTDPKSSSDKDLGYDSEKDLNSQMVSPSEKNSRVSAESLGQRQLQNVLNVHLSKKLEEINEGQFPGTVHSSWHAIKQTLLPSVKSHTQIKQTSLPSSADEAYSLNTVQDLTFVDSSAQQMLEAHIKRFRMRMLWGLPTKVLESIQIFKLKDASSQSLSYANFPSSTSVTSEADSKSGSFRSFKGSSQSLHGDKVGTTNSAPVLDHSLPATSPAGKGGQRILRQSHSDVNRGLAKDSQRIKDASQTRLPASLCITGKASHRQTQLANRYPPKLLAKQAGTGYEPKYKTVSSSDKGEMQQGKKVEKSEPVSTSKVSREIFRADELDTLQLKTCDMLTTSKLGSSQMINVNKNQVETTVTTKNPPSKLPVPQDPESLALREQLFGELKFKLENREHSQAQGQPTDLSLASDNLTYKASLTHAQGVLGGDMGDSQVLHVHLRDRGIRMEQQQEPWVPKHALRRCQDKNCPTTAKRASLLGPKAEELGGGDARLGTSQLRRKSFPTQEMVLEETLVSKSFQTPSQKGQPLPEGHIRKGMKHFLQWLYLRIKCKRQEKGSPLSAAQNRGLFKSRAAFTGTPEAQKIVTDTGKFLEEKLGCRHAIDVTGSQEPLSSPVQSGKTQQKVEVHVQTGPVQGPPFNYRASSSKVTNTKFCRQEAIFAGQSYPPSTRQIRDKNRHPQKVVAFKDQQLCQKHPPPVPRREPMPHRSPTCRRQAGQAPPAVLTSAEGTVFRNLSLLFRQKPLLQNFQGGKRPIPK; this comes from the exons CCCTACTAACCCATGTTTGAGTTTCGGCTCAACATTTTTGGATATTGACCCCAACCTCATCGTCCTGTGTGGGTTGGGGTTGCTTCTTCTGTTCCTGTGGTACCTAGTGGGGTTTCCATGTTTACCTACTTTCTGTGAAACCAAAGATATCCGAAAA cgtcagggcagagccaagaggagaaggaaaggtggaACAATGAAAG GTTGGAGACGTCACCAGacaaaaacaggagagaaaagaatgCTGATTTCTATTCTGAAAAG CACCATCCGCTTTCGTCAGCTCTTATGTCCAGACCCCTCCTGTGAGGTGTGCATTAATGCAACTGCTGAGGTCATTCGGCTGCTGTTCCCGGAGGCCCTGGAAGATGCTACTTCCTCTGTGTCCCCTTTGGCTCCCACAGCTCCTGTGACTGAGTCATCGTTTACTCTGTCCCCTGCCTCCTCGGCAGTCTCTCCAGGAAACCTAACACCAGCCTCTCTGCCTGAACCTTCCCCACTGCCCCCCTCGGTTCTCTCCCCTAACCCAATGACCCCCTTAGTTGACTTTTTTGCACCCTCACCACTGGGTCACTCTCTGGCACCAGAGCCTTTTCCTTCCTTGGATTCTGAGTTCCCAGTGGACTATTCCCTACCCAAATCCCTTGcctttccccctctcctcccacatGACACTCAGACAGCAGATCCTGTTCTCCCACCAGAGGCCACTTTGTCTCTAAATACCATCTTTTCTCTTGACCCCACCCTTTCCCAAgatatcaaccccttatcagactTGTCCCAGGCAGTGAATCCCCCTGATTCTTTTTCTTGTCATCTTGCACCACCAACTCCGTCTGTTTCACCACAGCCAGACTGCACTTTAACTGTCACTCCATCTAAATCAGTTGCCATCTTATTGAAGCCTGTTCCTGAGAACTCACCTCCAGAAAGCCCTGGTATATTGTCCACTTATGTCCCGACACTCAGAGGCACTGATCATTCAAGCTTGtcaatttcagacttctggtgGCAAGCTCATGCCCAAGCCTTGTTCCCTTCCACACTGGCACAATGTGATTTCAACCAAGAGTTTCTTGCCCTCCATTCTTCAGAGGCCTCTTTTGGGGGAGACCCTGCAGCCAACCTTGTAGAGCCTGGTAACCTCTCATTTCTCAGCCCTGACGTCCTGGCACTCCTGGAGAGACAAGTCCAAAAGAGGTGTGATTTCCTGatgtggaaagaaaaggaaaagaaaaaacattctttTCCAGAACAACTTAGGCCAGACTACCAACTAAATTCTTCAGGGAAAATGTTAGAGTCAGTGGCTGATAAGCATGACTTGGCAGTCTGCCTTCCTTTCTGGAGCAGCAAAGACAAAGCAAAGGAGCTTCACGTGCATCAGCAGCCCCCGTATCCTAAGACCTTGGAGGACCATTTACAGCAAAAACGTATCCAGCTCTTCTGGGGTCTCCCATCTCTGCACAGTGAGTCCTTGCCCTCTGCTGTTCGTGTCTCAGGTGACAGTTCCTCAATCTTTATTTTCAACAAAAACTTGAATGCCTCCACAGGCCAAGAATCCCCAGTACTTCCCCATCCCCTACCACTGTCCTTGCCTGAGATTCAGCCTGAGACCTTGCCTCAAATCCTGCCTCAATCTCAGCCCCTACCTCTCGCTCAGGTCCAGTCCCAGGCCAACCCTCAGTCCCCACTCCCAGTCATACCATTTGGTCCTCTACCCCAGATTAGGACCTGTGGAGTAAGTTTCCATAGACCTCAGGATGAATCAGAGTCTCTCTCCTCATCTGAAATTCAACAGCTGGAATGGAACATATTGCAGAAACAACAGGAAAGTTTGTGGGGTTTACCCTCTGTGGTCCAAAGATCTCAGGAAAACTTTTGTCCATCAGCTCCTAACATTCCTTGCCATCGGGCCCCCGGGGCCCATGTTTCAGTCTCCATCCTTCTTGGGGAGTTTCCTCTCAGTGAGGAACTTCGGAAGAAACTAGAGCATCACCTTCAAAAGAGGCTCATCCAACACCGGTGGGGCCTGCCCCGCAGAATCTATGAGTCTGTGTCACTGATGCTGCCTCCAAGTGGTTTTGCAGAGACATCTGAGTCAGAGAGCGATTATGGGGTCTCATTGATCTCTGTGTTTAAAGGTCAGAGTAGCAAAAATGTTGGATTGAGCAAACCTGGAAGCTTCCATGAGAGGAGCTCAGAAATGCTCCAGGGAAAGGAAGATGTGGGGAAGGATCAGGGACATGGCCTAGAGAAAGGCCCAAAAGATCATCTGTTGACTGACCCAAAGAGCTCTTCAGATAAGGATTTGGGGTATGACTCTGAGAAAGACCTAAACAGTCAGATGGTGAGTCCCTCAGAGAAAAATTCAAGGGTGTCAGCAGAGAGTTTAGGTCAGAGACAACTTCAAAATGTCCTAAACGTACATTTGAGCAAGAAGCTTGAGGAAATAAATGAAGGTCAGTTCCCTGGGACTGTGCATAGTTCATGGCACGCTATCAAGCAAACATTGCTTCCTTCTGTGAAATCCCACACCCAAATAAAACAGACAAGTTTGCCATCATCAGCGGATGAGGCCTACTCCCTGAATACCGTCCAGGACCTGACTTTTGTTGATTCCAGTGCACAACAGATGCTGGAAGCCCATATTAAAAGGTTTCGTATGAGGATGTTGTGGGGCCTTCCCACCAAGGTCCTTGAATCCATTCAGATCTTTAAATTGAAAGATGCCTCATCCCAGTCCTTGTCCTATGCCAACTTTCCCTCCTCAACCAGTGTGACTTCTGAGGCAGACTCCAAATCTGGGAGCTTCAGGTCCTTCAAAGGAAGCTCTCAGTCTCTCCACGGAGACAAAGTGGGAACAACAAATTCAGCCCCTGTCCTGGATCATTCTCTCCCTGCCACCTCACCTGCAGGCAAAGGAGGACAGAGGATCCTGAGACAGTCACACTCTGATGTCAATCGTGGGCTTGCAAAGGATAGTCAGAGAATTAAGGATGCCAGCCAGACTCGTCTGCCTGCCTCACTCTGCATCACAGGGAAAGCAAGTCATAGACAGACTCAACTAGCCAACAGATATCCCCCAAAACTGCTTGCAAAGCAAGCTGGGACCGGATATGAGCCGAAGTACAAGACTGTGAGTTCCAGTGATAAAGGAGAAATGCAACAGGGCAAAAAGGTGGAGAAGTCAGAACCTGTTTCCACGTCCAAGGTGTCTAGGGAGATATTCAGGGCCGATGAGCTTGATACTCTTCAACTAAAAACTTGTGACATGTTGACAACCAGCAAGTTGGGGAGCTCCCAAATGATAAATGTGAATAAGAATCAAGTAGAGACTACTGTGACCACTAAAAACCCCCCATCCAAACTTCCAGTTCCCCAAGATCCTGAATCATTAGCCCTTAGAGAACAACTGTTTGGTGAGTTAAAGTTTAAATTAGAGAACAGGGAGCATAGCCAGGCTCAAGGTCAACCCACTGACTTGTCCCTTGCTTCAGATAACTTGACTTACAAGGCCTCACTGACTCACGCCCAGGGTGTCTTAGGTGGAGACATGGGTGACTCCCAGGTGCTGCATGTCCATTTGCGGGACAGAGGAATCAGGATGGAGCAGCAGCAGGAACCATGGGTCCCTAAGCATGCCTTAAGGAGGTGCCAGGATAAGAACTGCCCAACAACTGCAAAGAGAGCGAGCCTTCTGGGGCCCAAAGCAGAAGAGCTTGGTGGAGGGGATGCCAGGTTAGGGACATCCCAACTTAGGAGGAAGAGTTTCCCTACTCAGGAGATGGTACTAGAGGAGACACTTGTGAGCAAGTCTTTCCAGACCCCATCACAGAAGGGACAGCCTCTTCCTGAAGGCCATAtcagaaaaggaatgaagcactttTTGCAATGGCTTTATCTCAGGATAAAATgcaaaaggcaagaaaagggCAGCCCCTTATCAGCTGCGCAGAACAGAGGCCTCTTTAAAAGTAGAGCTGCCTTTACTGGGACACCTGAAGCTCAGAAAATTGTGACAGACACTGGGAAGTTCCTAGAGGAGAAACTGGGGTGTCGGCATGCAATAGATGTCACCGGCTCTCAAGAGCCCCTATCTTCCCCAGTGCAGTCTGGGAAAACTCAGCAAAAGGTGGAAGTGCATGTCCAGACAGGGCCTGTCCAGGGGCCTCCTTTCAACTACAGGGCTTCCTCCTCTAAAGTGACAAATACCAAGTTCTGCCGTCAAGAAGCTATCTTTGCTGGCCAGAGTTATCCTCCAAGTACAAGACAGATCAGAGATAAGAACAGACACCCCCAGAAAGTTGTGGCATTTAAGGACCAGCAGTTGTGTCAGAAACATCCGCCACCAGTGCCCCGCAGGGAGCCTATGCCCCATCGAAGCCCCACCTGCAGGCGTCAAGCCGGCCAGGCCCCTCCGGCTGTGCTCACCAGTGCTGAAGGCACTGTGTTCAGAAACCTGTCTCTACTATTTAGACAGAAACCACTTCTCCAGAATTTCCAGGGAGGAAAACGTCCCATCCCAAAATAA